gtccttaaaccaggtactggttgctttggcactgtgtgcaggtgccaagtcctgttggaaaattaaatctgcatttccataaagttggtcagcagcaggaagcatgaagtcctctaaaacttcctggtatacggctgcgTTGACCTCTGACCTTAGAAAACACAGtagaccaacaccagcagatgacatcgCACCCTAAACCATCATTGACTGtgaaaactttacactggacttCAAGTAAAGTGGATTGtatgcctctcctctcttcctcctaACTCTAGGATCCTGATTTCCAAagaaaatgcaaaatttactttcatcagagaataAACTTTGCCACTCAGCAatcatttttgtctttagcccagacgACACACTTCtgatgctgtctgttgttcaagagtagcttgacacaaggaatgtgacggctgaaacccatgtcttgcattcCCTGTGCGTAGTgtttcttgaagcactgactccagctgcagtccactctttgtgaatctcccccacattttttaattggttttgtttcacaatcctctccagggtgcggttacctattgcttgtacactttttttctaccaTATTTTTCTTCCCTTAACCTTTCTATGAATGTGCTtagacacagagctctgtgaacagccagcctcttttgcaataaccttttgtgtcttgccctccttgtgcaaggtgtcaatggttgCCTTTGGACAGCTGTCAAGTCAGCAGACTTCCctatgattgtgtagcctacagaactggactgagacaccatttaaaggcctttgcaggtgttttgagttaattagctgattagagtgtggcaccaggtgtctgtcttcaatattgaaccttttcacaatattatatgaaatattacaatagGTGCCTctgcaccttcggtgcttggcccctaattatataacataatatgaatttgggattttccttagttgtcagttataatcatcaaaatgaaaagaaataaacatttgaaacatatcagtctgtgtgtaatgaatgaatataatatacaagtttcactttttgaatggaattagtgaaataaataaactttttgatgatattctaattacatgaccagcacctgtatattcattttaattatttttttacctgcAATATGCCCTTTTTATATGCCTAGCTCAGTTTACCGCAcataattttaaaattaatttcagTCCATTGATTGAAGCATCGGATCCGGTCATATATATGCCCccttaaaagtgtgtgtgtgtgtgtgtgtgtgtgtgtgtgtgtgtgtgtgcgtgcgtgcgtgcgtgcgtgcgtgcgtgcgtgcgtgcgtgcgtgcgtgcgtgcgtgcgtgcgtgcgtgcgtgcgtgcgtgcgtgcgtgcgtgcgtgcgcgtgcgtgcgcgtgcgtgcgtgtgcgtgtgtgtgtgtgtgtgtgtatgtatgtatgtatatgtgtgtgtgtgttcttcacATCTGTTAGATCTTGTGTATTTGAGTGTCCttacataatttaatatttttttgcgtCTTGTGATTATAATATTGAAACAGTGAATATTTTAAAGTTTACAAGTTGTCCCTATTAATTTCCATTATACGTCACTGTTACGGCCCTCCTTTGACTGGTAACAATCTAGGGATTGGAGGAGGGAACATTTTAAACCCAGTTCTGATTGCCACCTGCAATGACCAATGTAACCCAGAATTCTACAAGTGAAAATTCACTTTTGTGGTCATCAACATTATAGTCGAAGATCATTGCAATTATTCTTTAGAGCATAAAGACACAAAAATAAACTGCCACAGATTTAGCTCAAATTAGATTTAAATGAAACTGTAAATCAAACAATCATGCATATAAACCTGACCTTTCAATTTTCCCTCGCCCCCTGCACTCTTTGTTTGTTTAGAGGACGTATTGGGCCACTGCTCCACAAACTGCTTGGTTGTTTATTAACATGCAGGATTAGTGTTGGACTGTGTTCAATGAGCCAgggttctttttttttaccccaTCCCAAACGATgagcttgtttttttaaacGATCAGACTGACCTTTCTATATCAGTTGGTTATCCGAGGTCTAAAAATGGCATTATGCAGTTTATGCATAGTGAATCAATTAAACATGaatcaaacgattcattcaggTGCCATTTAAACAGAAAATGCATTATAGAAGAACCTTCTTGAATTATATAAGCTGCCTTTACAAATATACATTGATATTTACACAGTATTTATACTCTACAATGTAAGAAAATAATTGTGTGTCTaaagatttacatttacaaGATTGTTTTTACAAGATTTACTCAGTTTACTCATTTATTGGCCTACTTTTATAAGTAAAAGGAGATTTAAATCATGCTTAAAGATTTCAGTAATTACTTCAAAGACTTTTCCTGGTTATCACGTGCTTctcaaggttttttttctttcttttttttttcaatttacaAGCATTGGTAATGCATCTTAATCTAATTGGAAATGGGCTTGTTCCTGAGAGGGGAAaggttttttttccatttcGCATTATGAAAACGCATTTAACCTCGTAGAGAAGTATACATGTTTATATataatcttatttttttaaatacgtgAAGTTACTTAAGTGAAGTATAATAAGGAGTCATACACGAGAAAAATGTTTGTAGACTGTTTAGTGTTACATTTGTTTGAACAGTCCGTCCTTCTTGCTATTCCAGATAAGCTCATGAATGTTAATTAAGTGAAGCCGACGCTACTTGGTAACTTTCCACCAGCGTCCAGATACGTAgctaattaatattcattagCCAAGCCTCCTCCATAGTAGGGTTCCGCACTCGGACATTGAGCTCGGAGCCACGCCCCATCCTCGCTGCATTCATGGATGTTTCAGTTCAGCATCTCTGAGCAGTGACCACAGGAAGGATTTGACCTCGTTGCGCAAGAGGACTACACGCACATCTCCTTTCAGTAAGTAAAATGTTATCCTTGACAAAATTATTTGTGTGTGGACATCGCAATAATCTAATTAAAGGCTATAATGATCAGTAGGAtagttgtttaaatgtaatagTTTCAAACTAATTTGGTCTAAACCTGCGGGATGCAGTCTGCATGCTCTACCTTATTCTAAACAATAGAATCATTGCCATGATCTTCTGTTATTAAGTTCGAAATaggtttaaaattaaatatatttagatttttttctttttttaagtcaCATGGAAACAAGCATGGACCACACCCCGGTCAATATTACCCCTTGCCAGTTCGTGATCAtcatattaaacaaaaaaatattcagacaccagatatatattttttactagtgggtgcaggacactatagttaatttttgtaagtgaggatagcaaaataaggTAAACAGATTTTGTATTAAACATAATAAGGTAGCATATTATACCTaaaaattcttcatacagtggacCAGTAAACTAGATACATTTGGGACCTAAATGATtcagacatgttttgctgaagtgtttttttctttaattgctaatgtgagcttttaaaccacagactgaacaaaattaagcaGTGCTTTgtaattggttgacctaaattgttAATTTCTAAGTGTGTACTTAGatttcaatcaaccaatcagctgttaaattcattaaatacattttttatcaaaGTTATCAGACATCATCAAGATtcatttgttctgacacagtttaactcagtttttgtcatattttattaccatttttctaaactatagcgactaaactgtgataatgtgagaaaatgttggtGTCCGAATCAATTTTagtttgatatatatatatatatatataggcttttggatctgaactcttcatacaTATATATTAGTATACAATTATATCTTATTGTATATATCAGTATACAATAAGATATCAACATAATACAGGACAGTTAATATTCAATAAAGacttttataccctttttataGCTAAtgggaaaatatttttttctctctctgtttgtaGCACAGGTTCAGCTAGTGTCTCTTTATATATACTGGGGAATTAATCAACTTAAGTGACCAATGGCTAACCGAGGACCAAGTTATGGGCTGAGCCGTGAGGTGCAGGAGAAGATTGAGCAGAAATATGACCCAGAGCTGGAATCTCGACTGGTGGACTGGATTGTTGCTCAGTGCGGAGGAAATGTTGAAAAACCACAGCCAGGGAGACAAAACTTTCAGAACTGGCTAATGGATGGCACTGTGAGTAAATATCAGTTTGACAATATCACAGCAGCATGCTTCTGTTCATCTTTTATTTACCTTTATCTTCCCCGTACCTTTATCGTCCATGTCTGCAGGTCCTCTGTCGACTCATTAACAGTTTGTATCCTCGTGGTAAGGAGCCTATTAAGAAGATCCCAGAGACACAGATGGCCTTTAAGCAGATGGAAAAGATCTCCCAATTCCTTCAGGCAACTGAAGCCTATGGAGTAATCACCACAGACATTTTTCAGACAGTAGACTTGTGGGAAGGTacagtaaaattattttttataagttCTATAAC
This DNA window, taken from Pseudorasbora parva isolate DD20220531a chromosome 24, ASM2467924v1, whole genome shotgun sequence, encodes the following:
- the tagln3b gene encoding transgelin-3b, yielding MANRGPSYGLSREVQEKIEQKYDPELESRLVDWIVAQCGGNVEKPQPGRQNFQNWLMDGTVLCRLINSLYPRGKEPIKKIPETQMAFKQMEKISQFLQATEAYGVITTDIFQTVDLWEGKDMAAVQRTLMALGSVAVTKDDGHYRGNRDWFHRKSQGTRREFSEEQLRQGQNLIGLQMGSNRGASQAGMTGYGMHRQIM